The following coding sequences lie in one Arachis stenosperma cultivar V10309 chromosome 5, arast.V10309.gnm1.PFL2, whole genome shotgun sequence genomic window:
- the LOC130982693 gene encoding uncharacterized protein LOC130982693 yields the protein MSFAASSVGSGARSTRRAFEFGRTYVVRPKGKHQATIVWLHGLGDNGSSWSQLLETLPLPNIKWICPTAPTQPISIFGGFPSTAWFDVGDLSEDAPDDLEGLDASATHVANLLSTEPADIKLGVGGFSMGAATALYSATCFTVGKYGNGSPYPANLCAAVGLSGWLPCAKTLSNKLQGVDEATRRAQTFPVLLCHGQGDDVVPYKFGEKSSKCLSSTGFQDVTFKDYNGLGHYTIPEEMDEVCSWLTTKLGLEGNAA from the exons ATGAGCTTTGCTGCATCGTCAGTTGGTTCCG GTGCTAGATCTACTAGAAGAGCATTCGAGTTTGGTAGAACCTATGTTGTCAGGCCTAAAGGTAAACACCAAGCAACTATAGTGTGGTTGCATGGCCTTGGCGATAACGGCTCCAG TTGGTCTCAGCTATTAGAGACTCTTCCTCTTCCGAAT ATTAAATGGATATGTCCCACTGCTCCTACTCAGCCAATATCTATATTTGGTGGCTTTCCTTCTACTGCat GGTTTGATGTGGGCGACCTTTCAGAAGATGCTCCTGATGATTTGGAAGGTTTGGATGCTTCAGCTACGCATGTTGCAAATTTGTTGTCTACAGAACCTGCAGACA TTAAGCTTGGTGTTGGAGGCTTTAGCATGGGAGCAGCTACTGCCCTTTACTCTGCAACCTGCTTTACTGTTGGAAAATACGGAAATGGCAGTCCTTACCCAGCCAACTTATGTGCAGCTGTTGGTTTAAGTGGATGGCTTCCATGTGCAAA GACCTTGAGTAACAAGTTACAAGGGGTAGATGAAGCCACAAGACGCGCTCAAACTTTTCCCGTTTTGCTATGTCATGGACAAG GCGATGATGTGGTTCCCTATAAATTTGGTGAAAAATCTTCGAAGTGCTTAAGTTCAACTGGGTTTCAGGATGTAACTTTTAAAGATTATAATGG GCTTGGACACTACACAATTCCGGAAGAGATGGATGAGGTGTGTTCTTGGCTAACGACGAAATTGGGCCTTGAGGGGAATGCTGCCTAA